One genomic region from Nymphaea colorata isolate Beijing-Zhang1983 chromosome 12, ASM883128v2, whole genome shotgun sequence encodes:
- the LOC116265615 gene encoding uncharacterized protein LOC116265615, which translates to MDPRPSRKLVGAVVRTRKVVEETVKVSAVVGNNCNGDSAPIESLAASNNSAPIEFLEVDDLAAAAAAAAANLSPGVTDVAADTKKTTSISTRTQRQVPVTGPDGKQDAFPKQEKEERKPQAGGASLVEREKEKQEVVEETREEEAWPIGDKERKAKVPDENTEETREEPGEELEETQEGEEEPVEKERKVRVPEAELEETQEEEEELLEKEKKAVAPDEELEETQEEKAGPVEREKKARPSEEEMEETQEKKEDPLEKENKAVATDEELEETREEEEEGFGRERKERAPDKLLDEIQEEDEIQEEEESQEEEEGLLEKDEKQEAPVTVETQKGKKKDTEEQEEDVGAKKRKQRAADEVAAAIEGQKKPKAAEETPKKEEKAHFGKKEPKQEPSKRKRRRRRRVEDLGAGVYKNYVLKVLKQVHPELRISSVAMTVLNGFIADMFERLAEEASKLSKHTGKHTLSSREIQAAVRLVLPGEIGKHAVAEGSKAVTKYQEYPER; encoded by the coding sequence atGGATCCTAGGCCTTCTCGCAAGCTGGTAGGCGCGGTGGTGAGAACCAGGAAGGTTGTGGAAGAGACAGTGAAGGTTTCAGCCGTTGTTGGGAACAATTGCAACGGTGACTCTGCTCCAATTGAGTCGTTGGCTGCTTCTAACAACTCAGCGCCTATCGAGTTCTTGGAAGTTGATGaccttgctgctgctgctgctgctgctgctgctaacCTGTCTCCGGGCGTGACCGATGTTGCTGCTGACACTAAGAAGACGACCTCAATCTCTACCAGAACTCAGAGACAGGTGCCTGTCACTGGACCGGACGGGAAACAAGATGCGTTCCcaaagcaagagaaagaagaacgAAAGCCACAGGCTGGTGGAGCTTCTCTTGTTGAGCGCGAGAAGGAAAAACAGGAGGTGGTAGAGGAGACTCGAGAAGAAGAGGCATGGCCTATTggagataaagaaagaaaggctaAAGTGCCAGATGAGAATACTGAAGAGACTCGAGAGGAACCAGGAGAGGAGCTAGAAGAAACTcaagagggagaggaggagccTGTCGAAAAAGAACGGAAGGTAAGAGTACCAGAAGCGGAGTTAGAAGAAActcaagaggaagaggaagagcttcttgagaaagaaaagaaggcagtAGCACCAGATGAGGAGCTAGAAGAGACTCAAGAGGAAAAGGCGGGGCCTGtcgaaagagaaaagaaagcaagaccATCAGAGGAAGAGATGGAAGAGactcaagaaaaaaaggaagatcctcttgagaaagaaaataaggcaGTGGCAACGGATGAGGAGCTAGAAGAGACtcgagaggaggaagaagagggctttggaagagagagaaaggaaagagcaCCAGATAAGTTGCTAGATGAAATTCAAGAGGAAGATGAAattcaagaggaagaagagtctcaagaggaggaagaagggttGCTTGAAAAAGACGAGAAGCAAGAAGCACCAGTTACAGTTGAGACacagaagggaaaaaaaaaggacaccGAGGAGCAGGAGGAGGACGTGGGTGCTAAGAAACGGAAGCAAAGAGCAGCGGACGAGGTAGCAGCAGCTATCGAGGGGCAAAAGAAGCCGAAGGCGGCCGAGGAGACTcccaagaaagaagagaaggcccattttggaaaaaaagaaccCAAGCAGGAACCCTccaaaaggaagaggaggaggagaaggagagttGAAGACTTGGGAGCGGGAGTGTACAAAAACTATGTTCTCAAGGTATTGAAGCAAGTGCACCCTGAGCTCCGGATATCGTCAGTGGCCATGACAGTGCTGAATGGTTTTATAGCGGATATGTTCGAGAGGTTGGCTGAGGAGGCATCAAAGCTATCCAAGCATACGGGCAAGCATACTTTGTCCTCGCGGGAGATCCAAGCAGCAGTCAGGTTAGTGCTGCCGGGAGAGATAGGGAAGCACGCGGTCGCAGAAGGAAGCAAGGCTGTCACGAAATATCAAGAATATCCGGAACGTTAG